The Kogia breviceps isolate mKogBre1 chromosome 8, mKogBre1 haplotype 1, whole genome shotgun sequence DNA window AGTCGGGGTCAGGGCCGGGTCCGAGGGGGGGATGCAGGGCCAGTCACAGGGGTAGATCTGGGTCTGGGGGCTGCCTGGATGGGCCCACCCCCTTGGGGCAGACCAGGAGAGCGGCCCATATCCCATCCCCCAGGGCCTGGTGGGGCAGGACCAGTGGCTACAGgagcagctgctgcagctgctggcgTCTCACGACGACGCGGCCCTGGTCGCCCAGTGTGCCCTGGACCTCCGGCTGCCCGAGGAGCAGCTCCCGGCCTCGGTGGCCACAGAGCTCTGCCAACTCAGGATCCAGGAGAGGTGAGCGTCCCCAGGCCCAGAGGGCCCACGAGGAGGACCCCCTTGGGCCCCCGCCCTCGAAAGTGACCACGAGTCGTACGTGCTGGTGGTTTGGGATTTAGAAGCGCGGGAGAGCCGAGCAGGGGCGCAGGCAGAATGCGGACACACAGCAGGAGGCAGGCGGGTCTGCCCCGTGGGTGCCAGCGAGACCCCACGGCCAGATCCTCCCAGGGGCCTGAGGACCCGGCCGCCTGCCGCGTGCGAGGGCGGAGGCGTGGGGAGCAGACCGCGTGGACCCTGGCCCACGCGCGGGCCCTGAGCACCCCCTGCCCCTGGGGCCAGGCCGGGCTGTGCTGTGGGTGCCCTGGTGGGGGCGGTGCTGCAGCTCTGCTCCTCGCCAGGACGGCCGAGGCCCCTCTGGAGGGCGGGAAGGATGATTACTACCGGCTGCCCATCTCCAGGGAGCACCTCCACTTCCTGGCCTCGTGGGAGGACCTGGCCAGGCACCAGGAGGAGCTCCTGCAGGTGGGTGCCTGACTCCCGTGGGGCGGCCGGCTCCGGGGGCTGCTCACCAAGGCCCCCTGGGGCTCTGTCCGCACCGGGCGCCCTGGCTTAAGGACTCCAGGCCTGAGTCCCGAGTGTCAGCGTGGCGCTCAACCCCTTGTGTGTGGGCGCTCGCAGGGCCGGTCCAGGTCTCCCCACGGAGGCCACCTCCCCCAGACATCAGCCCCCAGGCGGCCAGGCGGCCGTGTCTTCCTACTGGTCTTCGGCCGTGCCGTTCACGCCAGCCCCTCTGTCTGCAGCCCGGCCGGGTGGTCGGCTTGGACCTGGAGTGGAGGCCCTCTTTCGGCGCCGGGGGCCGGCCCCGGGCGTCGCTCATGCAGGTGGCCGTGGAGGGCCGCGTGTTCCTGCTGGACCTGCCCCGGCTCTCGAGTCCAGCAGGAGGGCAGGCGCCCCAGGCCTTCTCCCGGCTGGTGTCCCGGCTGCTCGCGGACCCCTCCATCACCAAGCTGGGTGAGCGCAGCCCCCGGCCCCGCGCCGCGGCCCTGCCTGCCCAGGGGAGGGTGTCAGGGTGAGGCCAGGGCCCCTTCCTTGGGTGCCCATAACAGCGACGGCCCCCGCCCACAGGTTATGGGATGGCGGGGGACCTGCGGAGCTTGGGTGCCTCCTGCCCGGCCCTGGCCCAGGCCGAGAAGCAGCTGCAGGGCAGCGTGGACCTGCTGCACGTGCACAGGCAGGTCAGCGCTGGGGGGATGCTGGGGGTCGGGGGGCGCGGCTCCCTGCTGTGCTGAGCCGCCTGCACAGCGATGCCGGGTCAGGGGTCTCACCTCAGGCTGACGGGGTATCTGTGGGCCAGGACTTGTCCTCGGGCTCTCTGTGCCTTCTGGGCTGGCCCCGGCCCTGCTCCCTGGCCACAGGGTCCCCCAGGGAGGGCGTGTCACCACACGTCCCCACGCTTCCCCAGAACCAGCCCGGCTCTGCctaccgccccccaccccaggagctCTCGGCACACGCCCTTGGGGCTTAAGGCGTTGGCCTCAGAGCTGACCAGTGGGCCGGTGACCACAGCCCCGAGACCCTAACACAGCCTGCCTTGGCCACCAGCGCTCTCTTCCTGCGGGACTGTCCGCCGTGGAGGATGCAGGGCCCGCCCCAGGGCTCCTCGTGGGGCGGCCAGGGCGCGTGCGGTGGCCGTCCTCCCTCTGGGGTGGGTCCCTCACCCCCAAGGGGGTGCTGTCTTGCAGATGCGGGCGGCAGGCAGGCCAGCCCCAGGTGTGGACGGCACCGCAGGGCCGCGGGGCCTCAGCCTCCTGGTGCAGCAGGTGCTGGGCAAGCCCCTGGACAAGACGCAGCAGCTTTCCAACTGGGACCGGAGGCCTCTGGGCGAGGGGCAGCTGGTCTATGCAGGTGGGCGCCCCCCCCGCACCCCTGCCCCGCACCCCCGGTCGTCCCCGCGCTGGAGGCTGAGGCTGACCTTGCCCGTCCCAGCTGCTGATGCCTACTGCCTGCTGGAGGTGTACTGGGCTCTGCGCAGAGAGCCTGCCCGCTTCCACCTGTCGGGGGACCTGGCCAGGAGCCCGAGGCTGGGACGCGGTGAGAGAGCGGGGGCTGGGGAGCTGCCGCCCCTTCCGAAGGCCTCGGCCTCGCCCCAGCAGGTAGGCGAAGGCCCCCAGGGCTCCTTTATCACGATTCCTACGGGGAGATCCCTGTCCTTAGAACTGGGACCTTACAGGGTCGGAGACCGGGGTGGGTGTGGGGTGTCGGGGAGAGCCGTCCAGAGGGCTTGCGTCCCGCACGCTggaccctccaccaggaaggaaggagagcagaGCCATGGGTTAGCTTCCTAAAGGAGGAGGGGTCCCAACGGTCTTCTGACACCAGGTGTGGCGTGCCCCCTGCCATGGTCTAGGGTAGCCTCTGGCCGTGTCCCCGTGTGCCCCAGGGACCCAGGCCCTGCTCCAGCGTGCACACGAACACCCCCGCCGGGAGACGTGTGCCGGCCCCCCTTGGGGCCCAGTGTGGGTGACCTGGTATCATGTTTGCTGCTTTTCTGCTGTTTCCTGCACTGAGTACACATTGCTCAGGACAAGCTGACCTCACGGCCCTTGGGACCCTCGCTCCCCACCGGGTCCAGGGTGGGTCAGACGGGCCACGGCTGCTGAGCGGGGCTGTGTCGCAGGTGCCCGCGGGTGAGGACGCGGCCCCCGAGGTCCCGGCCAGGGCCTTCCGCGTGGTGTGTGACAGCATGCTGCAGGGGCTGGCGCGGAGCCTCCGCTGTCTGGGCGTCGACGTGCTGGTGTTGGCCACCGGCGAGGACCACCGCAGGGCCGCCGAGGTGAGCGGACCTCCCGCGTCCGCGGGCAGAGGGGGCAGTGTCCGGGGTGGCCGCAGGACCCCAGCTGCAGGGACGCCCGTGCCACTGGGGCAGAGGGCGGGGCCCCCCTGGTTGCCGGGGTGGAGACATTTATGGCTCCGGCACCTGTAGTCTGCAGGCCCGGAGCCCTTGAGGAtcctctgggggggggggggtggcctgACACAGGCAGACTCAGGGTAATCCTGGCCCCCTCGCTGTCTGTGGGCCCCCGGAAACGCTGTGTGCCCGTGAGGCCCTCCCCTCCTCCGAGAAACAGGTGCTCACGCCACCGCTGGAGGCACGAACCCAGGGCCCTGCAGAAACCCCAGCAGGGCTCTCAGAATCCAGGGGTTAGAACATGGCTGGTAAGCGTTTTTTCCCAGGTTTCCTGAGATATGATTTACGCACGACATAATTTACAGTGTACAGCCGTACATTCCcggagttgtgcagccatcaccacggTCAATTTTAAACCACTTTCCATCGCCCGTGAAGTTGTCCCCCGCGCCCCCTCCCCAGCGCCGGGCAGCCTGGCTTCGGTCTCCGGGGAGCTGCCTGTCGCGGGCACTGCATGTCAGTGGACTCGTGCACGTGGCCTTTCgggcctggcttctttcacaagCGTGATGTCTTCCGGGCTCAGCTCTGTTGTGGCGTCTGTCAGCGCTTCGCTCCTTTTCACTCCCAAATAACGTCCCATCGGATGGGCCGGACCGCGGTGACCCACCCACCCGGCCGCTGATGGACGCTCGGGCCGTCTGCACGCGCGTCTGCTGTGACTCCGCAGCTGTGAAAGAGCATAGAGGTGGCCAGGTCATAACTTGGACTTTTAATATGTGGTTTCTTTTATGAATTTGAACACATTCTTCTGGAAGGGGTCCCCAGGCTTCCCAGGTGGGTGGCCAGAGCACAAAGCTGGCCGGGGACCCTGGGACTGCAGAGCCGTGGGGCGTCGTCAGCCGTGGCCCTTCCCCCCACACTCCGCACTGCCAGCCGGCTCTTCCtggcagcccccacccccagtaaGGAGGAAGCTGGGGCCGGGAGAGCAGAGGGGATCTGCCCGGGGCTGCGGGGGGAGCCGTGAGCCTCCCGTGCCCACGTCCGTGCGAGATGTCCACTCTCCCCAGCCGTGGCCCCTCGCAGCCGCCTCTTCCGGACGCCTGGTCCCGGTGCCCAGGGGAGGAGGATGTGGTCGTGCCTACGGTGGCTCTGGACACCGTCCCTGTCGGAAACCCCTGTGTCCCCAACCAGGGTGGTTTCTAGCTCATGGGGGCTAAGACTAGGAGGGCCAGCCTCGCATCTCGAGGACCGCAGACCAGGCGTCAGTGGTCACGGGACCCAGGGAGGAGGGGCCTTCCCAGACGGCCCCGAGAGTACCCCGGTCTCCAGCAGACGGAAGGCAGGGTTCGGCCCCTAGTCTGCACCCGCACTCCCACGTTACCCTCTGAAGTTTTACATGATGCGGCCCAAGGGAGTTGCAGGTGTGATTTACTTGTCAGCTGACCTCAGAGGGGCCCGCCCCGGAGGGAGGACCTTGCATTATATGGGTGGAGCTAGTGGCGTCACGTGAGCCCTTGACAGCAGAAGCGGAAGGCAACCGTCAGACTCAAAGCACAGGAAGGATTCGGTGTGGGCCGCAGGGCAAGGAGACGGACCTCCGTCCAGCAGCCCCTGGGACTGGATCCTGCGGCACTGAAGGAGCCTGGAAGCGGGTCCGTCACCGGAGCCGGGCTGCCGGCGCCGGAGCACCGGGGGTCCTGTGCGTGCGCCCCTGGGGCCCGCCCGCTCCCACCCCACAGAGCTGGGTGTGAGTTCATGCTCAAGTGGCTGTGGCCACGTTAGAAAATCACTAGATCTGGGAGCCAGGAGTGCGGTGCTGCTGTAATGACGCCTCAGATGCGGAGATGGAGCCGCCACAGAGGCTGGGGAAGCGCCGGGGGTCGCGGTGGCCCAGACGGGGCGGAGGGAGAAGCCGCGCAGGGGCTGGACTGGGGCCGGGGGTTCAGACCTCACACCGGATCGTCGTGGCCCTCGAGGCCACAGGCCCAGGGCCCTGCCAGGGGTGCGGGAGGGGGACCGAGGTGCTTCCTCCTGGGGTTGGAGCTGCAGCTCGAGCCCCTGCGTTACAGACTGACTTCACCCATGTCTCCCGTGAGGCTTTTAACTTGTTCCCTCGGCCTTGTGGTCGGAGCTCCCAGGGCCTTTCCTCAGTGCCCGCCCTGCGGGGGGACGGTTTACTGCCCCCGCGAGTGCTGCTTGGGGCGGCATTCTGGGGGCGGCTGTGTGCACTTCTCGCACCTGGGATGGTCTTGGGCGCGGCTGGAGCCCTGAGGGCATGTTTTGGAGAGGCGTCTCCCACGGCCGGGGGAGCTGCTGTGTCCCTTTGGCCGTTTACATTTTCTCTTCCGTGGATCTTGCCCAATCACGCGTTTCCCCGTCCAGACCCCCCGAGTGGACGGACTGGCTGTGTTGTACAGAAGGGCTGTACTGTGCGTCTCGTCTCGTCTTCTACGATGAGCGCTGTTAACGCTCataaacatgttttaaagaaaGGCAGCACTGCCggtgagggaagggaggagggcagaggcccGGGCGCTGTGTCCATGCTTGCGGGGAGTAGACCTTTCAAAGATGAGCCGGGGCGTCAGCCAAGCTGCACTGAGGTGCACCCTGGTCCTCCTGCGGCTTGGGGTCAAGTGTGAGGGGACGGACGGAGCCCGCTGAGCGAAGAGCCGTCCGGCAAAGAGGAGCTGGGGCGTGATGTCTGGGGAGGTTCTCAGCCCGTCTGGGTGGAGGAAGACGCCAGCGTTGGTTCAGTGGTGGCTTCCCCGGGCGTGGCCTGAGCAGAAGCTGGGGGGCACACGGCCAGGCCAGGCAGCCACCCTGGCGGGAGCCAGAGTGAAAAGCGAGTCCACGTGCGGACAGTGGCGCCGAGTCTGCCCCGCCGGTGCCCCCGCCACCGCCATTGTCCTCGGCCGGCCCCTTGCGGTAGATCTCTGTGTGCCTCCAGGGCGGTTCGGCTGCTCTGGGGACCCCGACGGATGCAGACGTGGGGAGAGAGGTGCGTCCAGGAGAATAGTCTCCAGGAAGTGACCTCTGAGTGGCTCTGGGGTCTCTGGGACTGATCTGCTAGTCTGATAGACTCAGGGCACTGAGGACTGGTCTCCAGGGGTGAAGAGATCACTGCTGGGCCGTGGTGTGATGCGGCCCAAGCTCCTCGGAACATGGCTGGGGCTCCCCGTGGAGGCCCTGCAGAAGGAGAGCCCGAGGGGCTGGCCAGAGGCCGGGAGGGCCCCGGAGGAAGGCCCCTCAGTGCTGGGGCCCGCGGTGCTGAGGCAGCTAAGAGCCACACCCGGGGCTCCGTCCCGCGAGCCGCCGGACGACAACGCGCAGGTTACGCTCGCGGTCACCGCTTCCCCGCGCACTTCGCTGCTCTTGTCGGCAGGAAGTCGCATCTCGGTGCTTCCGCTCGCCCTCCTCCGAGTGTCAGTGAAGCCGAGCATCCTTCCACACGCGCCTTCGCTGCTTGTGCCCCCGTCCTGTGAGGCGCCCCGGGCAGAAAGCCGCAGGCCCGAGCCCGGCCTGGGAAGGCGCGCTGGCACGGTCGGTCCTGCCAGTGAACAGCTGATAGAAAACTTTCCCCGGGTGGTGGGAGGGGCTCACTGCGCCCCAGCCGTCCAGACAGCGTGGCCTGCGTGGATGCCTGCTTCCCCCCCGGGCTGCGGAGGGCGCCTGGGTGACTGAGCCGCGGCGCACACCACGGGCGCTGAGTCACCACTGCGTCTGCCCGGGGACGCGCGTGGCAGCGGCCGGCGCAGGGGGGACGTGGCACGGGCCGACCCCACCAGGCAGGCCCCGGGGCTTGAGTGGTTTCCTCCGCGCTTCGCCCAGGTGCTTTCCGCAAGCCGGTTCTGCTCTCTGTCCTTCTCCGATTGTGTGCCGAGCCCTTCCAGCGAGTCCCCGGACCTGGGGATGGTGTGGGGGCCCTGCTGCCGCTCCGTCCTCCTCCCTCTGGCCTCAAAGTTCACCTTGGCATCCGCAGGGGGAGCCCCACctcgctccccctccccctccgccttCCCGTGATGGTCTGGAAACGGCCCCGCCGTGGGCTTTGCTTGGAGCTCGTTGACACTGTGAGCCACGGTGGGAAGAGTGGCGTGTCATCACCTCGCGTCCTGTGCGCGAGCGTTGGTCTCGCTCCTCTCCGAGGGTGCCACGCACTCTTTGTAAGCTCGCCACGAAGCCCTACCACGTCTACGAGGTTTCACCCCAGGAACCTTCTGCTTTGTTGCCACGACGTGTGGTGCAGATATCCTTTTCTGCGGATACACGGAACTGCGGTGAACCTTTAGTTCTCAGTTGCCTGAGCATTGATCTTACATCTGGAAACCTTGCAAAAGTCTCCTAAATTCTACTGAATTGACTGTCAGTTAGTTCTTGGAGTTCTCTTTGTGGACATATCTTCTGCAAACAGGATGGTTTCGTTCCTTCCTCTCCAGTCTGTATGGGTCTTATTTCTTTCCCTTATCCTGTCCCAGTGGTCGAGGCCTCCAAGGTGGGGCTGACTAGGTGGTGACCATGGCCATCTGTCTCAGTTCTGACTTGACAGGGAACGTTTCTCCGTGAACCGCGGTGGTTGCCAGGCCCCCACACCAGGCTGGGGAGGCTCCCCGGGCGCCATATCCGCTGCACGTTTCATCATGAAAGAAGCTGAATTCTACCTGATGCTTTCTCTGCAGCCATTGAGAGCGTCCCTGTGACCTGTACATGTGACGAACCTTTTCAGTCTGGACCCAGCCTGGCCAGCATGTCACGTGGCTGCGTCTCCCTCCAGGACCGTGTCTGACACAGAACTTCTCTTCCTCACCATCTTCTCTTCCACCTCATAAACAAGCTGGGGGGTTTTTCCTCCTCTCTACTTTCTGCTGCTTTGAGTAACATTTGGATTATCCTCTCAAACGTTGGCTGACTTCCTGCAAGGCCTCCTCAGCCTGGTGTttcggggaggggggaggcgttTCCAGGAGTCTCTGATTCTTTCTTATTGAATAGTTTTCGGACTACTTAGCTGTCTGCATCTTCTTGAGTCACTTGGTAGTCTGTACCTTTTTCTGGATGTGCCCATTTCACAGAGTGTCACGCACGTGGTGGCGTCCAGCTCCTCGGTGGAAGCCCCACGGCACCTGCAGGTGGCCAGCTGCCCTCTCATTGTTGCTCGCTTGTGCTAACACTCTTTCCTGATCTCACAGAGGTTTGTCAGCTTACTGAGTCTTTTCAAATAACTAGTATTTGGCTTTGTTGATCCTTTCCATTGCATTCTTGTGGGTTTTGTCTCATTAATTTCTCCTCTTATCTTTatagtttccttccttttgcttgctTGGGGTGATTTCCAAGTGGAGTGTTTAGCTCTTTAATTTTCAGCCCTTTAAATTTTATGATGTAAACATTCAAGGCAATAAATTTTTCTTGAAGTACATTTTCACTGCATTCCATCCGTTTTGATATGTagtattttcattactttttagttCTAATCATTTTTGAGCGTCTGTTTTAATTACTTATTTGACTTGAGTTCTTTAAAAGGCTGTTTCTCGGTGTCAGAAAGCTTGGGGTTTGGGAGCTTTttagttatcttttaaaaatcaatttctaaCCGATCTGAATTATAGTCTGTATACTGCTGCTTTAGATATTTGTGAAGACTTGCTTTGTAGTCAAGCAGATGATCCTTTTTATAAATGTTCCGTGTGGACTTTAAAAGGACACAGTCTCCTCCAGCCATGTTCATTTCCCTCTCTTGCTCTCACACGCTTAGTAGGTCAAGCTTCCTTAATGTTTGCTCAAATCTTGTGTATCTTGTGTGCTTGTTTCTCTGCCGGCTTCTAGCAAAGACCTCGACCGTGGGTTCCCCAGGCCCTCCTTGTAGTCGCGTCAGTGTTTGCTTAATATGTTTGAAAGTTGTTATTAGGTGCGCATGCATATACAACTTTTAGAATTCTATATCTTCCTGTTGAGTGAAATCTTTTACAATTATGAGGTGAACCTCTTTGGCTCTAGTACTGCTCTTTGCAGTAAAGTCTATTTGAACTAATATTAATACCATTTCTCCAGCGTTCTTTGGTTAGTATTTGTATATCCTTTTCTCACCCTTTTGCTTTCAACCTTTCTTTGCTCTTATTAGATATATTACTGTACTTATAAACTGCTTCtagctggattttaaaaaatctagtccgacagtctttgcttttttttttttttttttgcggtacgcgggcctctcactgctgtggcctctcccgctgcagagcacaggctccagatgtgcaggctcagtagccatggctcacgggcccagccgctccacggcacgtgggatcctcccggaccggggcacgaacccgcgtcccctgca harbors:
- the EXD3 gene encoding exonuclease mut-7 homolog isoform X3, encoding MEPGEPAGEPAAGDTAGDPAGGRDPLLFLQTLQTLWSTRELGQLREEAQRGFAALEDPLTALLDMLDGSRGWRGKGPSLEAWVARELKRCLQAQPCPGPARGSPGLKQLQARAVKLLAESPPGLVEPLVSIFQLQDADRSPLLAHVHRLHQEGKFKEAIVLGTKLRLQADLDVEKMCVPLLLQDKADLVERYVDGFPDLQRRLLALMDSWCRPGFDIRVVARRYPQTTLRLERLSPRALGRQVLRLLEQHGLDPALCPSVVAQQRLATLRYLCHKRLVERSVSRESWAEHVQGLVGQDQWLQEQLLQLLASHDDAALVAQCALDLRLPEEQLPASVATELCQLRIQERTAEAPLEGGKDDYYRLPISREHLHFLASWEDLARHQEELLQPGRVVGLDLEWRPSFGAGGRPRASLMQVAVEGRVFLLDLPRLSSPAGGQAPQAFSRLVSRLLADPSITKLGYGMAGDLRSLGASCPALAQAEKQLQGSVDLLHVHRQMRAAGRPAPGVDGTAGPRGLSLLVQQVLGKPLDKTQQLSNWDRRPLGEGQLVYAAADAYCLLEVYWALRREPARFHLSGDLARSPRLGRGERAGAGELPPLPKASASPQQVPAGEDAAPEVPARAFRVVCDSMLQGLARSLRCLGVDVLVLATGEDHRRAAECTAVHSRSCAAITTVNFKPLSIAREVVPRAPSPAPGSLASVSGELPVAGTACQWTRARGLSGLASFTSVMSSGLSSVVASVSASLLFTPK
- the EXD3 gene encoding exonuclease mut-7 homolog isoform X4, which codes for MEPGEPAGEPAAGDTAGDPAGGRDPLLFLQTLQTLWSTRELGQLREEAQRGFAALEDPLTALLDMLDGSRGWRGKGPSLEAWVARELKRCLQAQPCPGPARGSPGLKQLQARAVKLLAESPPGLVEPLVSIFQLQDADRSPLLAHVHRLHQEGKFKEAIVLGTKLRLQADLDVEKMCVPLLLQDKADLVERYVDGFPDLQRRLLALMDSWCRPGFDIRVVARRYPQTTLRLERLSPRALGRQVLRLLEQHGLDPALCPSVVAQQRLATLRYLCHKRLVERSVSRESWAEHVQGLVGQDQWLQEQLLQLLASHDDAALVAQCALDLRLPEEQLPASVATELCQLRIQERTAEAPLEGGKDDYYRLPISREHLHFLASWEDLARHQEELLQPGRVVGLDLEWRPSFGAGGRPRASLMQVAVEGRVFLLDLPRLSSPAGGQAPQAFSRLVSRLLADPSITKLGYGMAGDLRSLGASCPALAQAEKQLQGSVDLLHVHRQMRAAGRPAPGVDGTAGPRGLSLLVQQVLGKPLDKTQQLSNWDRRPLGEGQLVYAAADAYCLLEVYWALRREPARFHLSGDLARSPRLGRGERAGAGELPPLPKASASPQQVPAGEDAAPEVPARAFRVVCDSMLQGLARSLRCLGVDVLVLATGEDHRRAAEVARQEGRIILTSGLPYHKLRAQVGAGRCLAVDCSLKARQQAIAVIRHFNVRVTHSDIFSRCQLLPQLDLE